TCTtgctcttttcctaacctctactttcttttccaagcaaaatatgggtatttaggcacaaataatgttgtacaccattaaaGGACATTAAatcttgaagagttaatagagaaacaataaacccacCTCAttggaaataaaaatcattcaatacataagcataacaaaagtttcatccaacacttgataatgaataatatcataaataagattcaagtgaaagaagaaaatactacacacttaaatattcaatacaaaacaagaaattgaagaaaggtttaaggaATATCTCATTaaggtgctccaatcttctcctccaatggtgtagatgaaaccctagccttcAAGCTTGtatgaaaatggccaaagataatgttttacaaaccctcaaagagtatttataacattccaaaacaggaacaaattgtggacaaaaatgccctgcgtgcagcacatgctgcagcaagtgctactcgcaggcacaacatgctgcagcaagtgctactcgcaggtgatgcatgcacaacatgctgcagcaagtgctgctcgcatgcacaacatgctgcagcaagtgcttcCAGAAAGTGctgcttgttctatttttgctctattttgctccgttatgctctccgggcatcttatcctacaaaacgacataaatacacaaaaagtaacaacaaaagtgcttgaagagttacaaaagcttaagaaattaacatcgaatatcccgtaatttcacggcacatcaattaCGTTTTATGTTTACATTGAGACTTGCATTTTCATAAGATGTAGCTTGCCTTTACCACATTATTCTATGATTTCGCATTTTTTGTTCCTATGAAGAGAGTGAAAATATTTGGCTGGTGTCACTTGTCACTCTAAAAAATCGTAGCCAAAGATCCTTTATATTTAGCTATGAATATTTTTCATCTCAAATAGTTGAATTATTCAATTACAAATTTTAATTAGTGACAAATTACATATTTTGTGACAGAATTTTGTTGTCACTAAGTCACATGTTGATTCGCCACTAATTGCTTATCTTGTTAGTGACCATAAATTATTTGTCACTTATTGCTTAAGTTATTAGTGACAAAAAATTAAGGTCACAATTAATATAAAATTTTATGGCATAAAAATCATTTATACTaagctacaaaaaaaaaattcgtcGCAAATAGTTGAATTATTCAACTACAAATTTTAATTTGTCGTTATTCAAATCATTACATATTTTTGTGACAAAACTTTGTTGTCACTAAGTCGCATGTTATTAGAGGCAATAAATAATTCGTCACTAATTGCTTATATTATTAGTGACAAAAAATAAGGtcacaattaaatataaaatttcaTCGCTAAAGCTTACGACATAAAAATACAAACTCTAATTTGTCACTATTGTAAGAATATACCTTTTGTGACGAATTTTTTTTCGGATCCAAAATTTAACTAATTTAAAGACAAATATAGATTTGTCACAAATTGGGTAGATTATTAGTGACAAAATAATGTGTCACTGATAGCTTAAATTCGTGGCTATTGTTACTCAATAAATGGCGGAAACTCATTTTTTGGTGGGAAACTTTAGTAGACAATTTTTTTGCAACAAAAAATTGTGTTTCGTCACTGAAAGTATGTGACTCGTGTATTTAAAGACGAAATTTAATTTTTTGTCACAAAAGGTGAACAATTAGTGACGAATTTTGTGTTATAGCTAATAATTTCGTAGCTAAATATCATATTTGTTGTAGTGCATGTTTTTTTTGGTGtattatcaaaataatattgCGATATTTTCAAAATGTCGAACCCCAATTGAAGTTTCGTGAGTTTTTCCTATTCTGTTTGTTAAAGATGTTCGTTTGCGCTGGCTGATGCTAATTTTCTTATCCGAATACTATGATGTTATTTTTTCTCGGAAATATGAACCCCCGTTGAAATTGCTGCTAACATGATTTATTTTCTGATGAAAATCAATCTTGCTGCAAAATAGGCATTGAATTTTAGATTGAAATATTAATTAGATGATTCTGCAAAATGGGTTCTCAATTTTGCTAGTAAAATGCTAAAATTTGAGGTGGTGGTGTAGAATAGGGAAAAAGAAGTGAAGGAAAGAGGAGGTGAAATGAAGATAAAGAGAGAAGGAATGCTTGCTGGTTTTACTTTACTACCATAACCATTCCTTAGAGACTCGGACTGTGtgacctttaaaaaaaaaaaaaaaacttctcacAGGAGCAGAATTCGTTACTCCCAGTAATGTTTTAAGGTAAATCGTTACCTGTAGGAACATTTCTTACATCCGTTTAATTCCTCTGCCGTTAGTTTTAGCTGTTTGAATTTTTCAATAAAATAACACATAAAACGTTACCGAGAAATAAGTTCATTTTATTTTGGTAAAAATTTCAGAAAACCGTATTATTTTCGTTAAATATTCTAAATATTGAATTATTTAGGTCAAAAATTCCAAGCATTCATTATGTAGATAAACTAATACAAAAAATGTGTTTTCTCCTTTAATTGTAAACATCAAcatcaatttatttatttattttttcaaaattttaagttgAAAGTAAATAATAGAAATACCTTATCACATGTTCAGATGGTCAATAGAAACATGTCGTAATTTAAGTGTCTAAATTAAAATTTACTAATAAGCTATTTAAGGGATGTCGTTGTATTGTGCCTAAAAATAAATTAACCCAAAATTAATTACAAGAAGCAAGACTTTGAAACCATTAGAATTCTAAATTCTAACAATTTAGTAAGTTGAATCGTGAGACACTGCTGACATAATATCTTGTGTAATCCAGTGTGAACGGAAGAAAAATGATCTTGCGCGTGGACAATTTGTTCCTTTACCAGTCAACACATAGTGAGGAAATCGAATGCAATTTGTTAACTTTCTCTCTCACTTATCACTgttgagtgcatgatgtccatggaGAAAATGCGAATGATACAAATACCTCCACGACCATCTTACATATGACTGGCTGTAAATAAGTGATCGAGAGTTCCACTACTTATACCAATAAAGTCCATAATTTGTTTCCGACAAAGTCTAGATCAGACTatgacagaaaaaaaaaaaaaggctggaAATCACTAAATGGCAACTATTTCTGGTATCACTAGAGGAGAGCGTTAATTACTCCAAGAGCAAACGTCAAAATTTGCAAAGTTTAACCTACCACTTTTCTTGCGtctcttcgtttttttttttcttctagagaagtcttggaTACATGTCGATAGGGTTCTTCCTTTTTTACGAGAGTACGTGTAAGTTTGTAGTTGCAGTTTTGTCTCTTTTACGTTTAAGGATTTAACTTATACAAACTCATAATGTGAAATCATTCTTAAAGCCCTAGTGTATTTTTAATCTATTATAGCAGGTCGGTATCATCAGAACATTTATATAGGTTACCAAGTTAAAATTATTATAGAGATGGACTAGAGAGTTACTTCTTGTTATAGGTCATTTTAACCTGGTATTGTGAAAAAAAATTACAACGTCACTTCGGAAGTTAAATTATGTTTATTTTACTTCTTTTATTAAGAGGTTTATGTTGGTGTGAACTGCCAAAATTAACTTACGTGTTTTCTCAAAAATATCAGTGTGACTGCGAGTGTGGATATTTACGAGAGAGACAAGAAAGTGCATGTGGGTTATAGTTTATACCGACTAAGTGCATGTGGGTTATAGTTTATACCCACTGATTTAATACAATGTACATTTGTAGGTACAAACCATTTGattattcttgggagaatagtagaAGTTCCATTCATCCAATTAAATACAGTCCAGTATTAGTCACTAAACTGAAAATTGCAGGTAGCACCTTTGATATTCCAAGTAGCAAAAATTGTGGTCCCAAACTGGTAAACGCACTGTCAACTGGATTTTGAGATGTATCTAACAACCACTATTTATATTTCTACTTTTATTGCTCTCGTATGTCATGTTATATCTCAAATTGTTCTAGAAAGAAAAttattctttatatttttttagcACAACCTTTAAACATATTGAGGTCAGTATAATTTAAAAAGCATGCTCTCCTTTTCTTCTACATAAGTTCAAATTAAAGTACCTTATGAACAAAGCAAAAATATGAACGTAGAATAAAAGAACCCTTCATTATTATGAACTCGCGGATTTGTAGTTTGCCATACAACCATACCACGATGGGATCTTTATGCAATAAGCCAGTCGGATTCATTGTTTACTTTTTCTAGCCGATATACATAGATTATACATTCATTATACACagttatatacatattatacatggatatatgcatatattttaCATTGGTCAGCTATGTTTTGTTTAAGCAATTGGGTAAGCCGATACTTGGTTAATtcttcatcatatcatacataataCATAATACATAATACataatacatataatatacatataaaattttgAAGAATAACAAAAGGGCTGATTAAGTAGAACTTCTAGAAGtagaaaaattttggagccaaatCACTTAAAAGTACTGATGAAACGTGACTAGCTTAACTATTGGGCCTGGATTCTTCGGACCTTGGTCATTGGCCCTAGCTTCTGTATTTGTTCATGGGCCATGGTGAGTTTTAGCTTTTGCTATTGCATATCTTGAAGAGCTAAGAACTCACTTCAATTATGGCAGTGGAATAATAGTATACAATTTGAATTACTACTAGCAATTTTGTTTTGAAACGGACCGACTACAAAGGAAATATGTTGATATAAATTGAAAAGGAAGAAGTAATAACTAAGAAAATGCTGATATAATCCTGGACATGATAAATAACTTTGTGTCACCTTTTgtattttattgttttttactTTATGTCACAGTATTACAAATTTCATACTTCTAGATTTATACGACAAAAAAATCTAAATGCATGAAATTTATATAAAACAATCAATTAGTTCAACTCACACAATTAACTTTTCCCCCCCTTCAATTCTCCTTTCATTGATTTatctatttttacttttatttatctTACATTCTACATTTGATAAAATATTCTACTACTAATATATTGACAATAACCAAATATTTTAACTACTAGGCATTGCCATTTGTAGTCTAATGGGTGAGTTTTGGTGTAACATGAATCAAATATACATTGCCCAGGCGGCTgaatttttatgtatttatttaaaagatgaagaagaagaagaagaatatgagaagtGTTTAATCAAACTAGAGGTTTTGTGGGTTCTAATTTATCCATAGCTACTTCAAGATTGTGATCATTTTGTGTTCCCTTGTACTTATACCACTTGGCACATATTAAGAAGTACCCAAAATCTAAAACCTCCAAACCAGCGACTAAGTAGTAAAAATAATCCAATTTCCCCTTGTTTAGATCCTCTGCTAACCAATTCTCTGTATCTGATGTTCTTGTTGTCCTGTGAACTATTGATATCAACAAGCTACTCATGTAACTAGCCAACGCAAATCCACAAAACAAAAATGACCCTGCAAAGCTCCTCATGTTTTCAGGGAATTGCTTGTAAAAAAATTCAATTTGGGCTATGACAGTGAATGCTTCAGAAAGACCGGCAAGAGCTAGTTGAGGTATCAACCAATTAGCAGACATGGCAGAAATTTCGCCTCGTCTTGGTTCAATGCCTAGTGTTGGATGCCTAAGCGCTGTGTTCCTTCTTCTCGTTTCCACGACAGCTGATACTAACATGGTGAAAACTGCAATAACCAAACCGATTCCCATTTTTTGAAGGACTGTTATGCCAGCTTCTTTCTTGGTGATTTTTCGTAGAAATGGGACGATTAATCTATCATAAATAGGTATCCAAATTGACATGCTCAACATGGAGAAGACCGCGTAAGATGCTGCTGGGATCTTGAAATTACTAGCATTGTAAAGGCGCCTGTCGCTTTGCAGAGTTTGAAAGACAACATAAGTCTGCATTTGGACTAGAACAATGTAGTATACCAAGCCTGCTACCCATATTGGAAATACTCTTACAACACATTTCACTTCTTCCACTTGTTGTATGCTGCAAAGTCTCCATGGGTTGACTGCTGATCCATCTTCTTTTATTTGGTCTTGTGGGCTTAAAATAGATGCTTTATTCAAGAACCTGTATAACCATAAATTTATACatagggggttcaaaaatataatatAGTCACAGAAattaaataataatgataaagtaAAACTGGCTGTTAAATTAAAAGATATATGAGAGTAGTTCATTATTACCTAAATTGATCTGTGTAAGGAAGTTCAGAGTTGATAGTCTTGACAGAAACATGATTGAACAAGGTATTTTGAGATTGTTGTGGTAAATTTAAGCGCCTTTTCTTTATTGCAGCTACGAGCACTTGCACCATGCTTGTCAAGGGGCTACCCTCAGGTAAAATAATGACATAAATTTTGGTACCAACGAAGAAGAAAACGCATGACAAGAACATTAGAAATGTTGGAATAGCCAATCCGATAGCCCAATTGATGCTCGACTGAATGTATACAATGACAGTCAACGATACCATCATGGCGAAAGTGAAGGTGAAGTAGTACCAATTGAAGAAGCTATTAATTCCCTTTCTTCCTGATTCTGTATTGGGATTGAATTGGTCTGCTCCAAAGGCTAAGTTGCATGGTCTTATGCCACTAGCCCCTATTATTAGTAGGGCAAATCCACATAATAAGAAAGCTAGTTGCCCTGTAGTTGGTTCAAGGCAAATGCTAGTTTCTGCAGTTCCACAGTGAGGAGGATGCAGTTTCGATATTGCAGCTGTTAGCGCTAATAACAACATGCCCtgtatgcataaaaatagtcaaaTTTTTACCATGAACTGAAACTTAAAATCAAAGCATgttatgttttttttcttttttgtaccgtgaaagaAGATATAGAAGCAATTCCCAATGTCTTGTAGCGACCCAAATAAGTGTCTGAGAGGAAAGCTCCAAGCACAGTTCCAAAATTGCAAGTTCCATTGAAGACGTTAATGAGGTTAGTAGCAGTAATTGACTTCATGTTGAAGACAGTGGTTAAGTAAACCAAGAGATTCGATGAGGTTCCAATCGTCCCCAGTTTCTCAAAGGTCTCATTTCCTGCAAATTTTCCACATAAATAAAGCTCAAATAAGAGGCCTCTAACATTTTAATTTGTTGTTGTAAATTCTACAGTTTATGTTATAGCATTTGGAATGAAATTATACTGCAGTATATTAGTAGCACCACTTCATATTGGAATTTACCTATAATGAAGGGCATGGCCTTGATTCCTCCGTACTTGGGTTCCTCTCTTGCGGGGACCTTATCCACTTCCATAGCTTCTTGTCGTGAAGTTTATAAGATccgatagttttttttttttacttgttaTTTTTTGCAGCTCTTCTAACTATTTTTAGCTAGGCAAAGCTACCATTATATCAAGAGCACAATTGATTTTCTTAGTTTCTTGCTAGAGCTGAAGTACTTAACATAACGAGGAGAGTAATTTATAGGGAATGGCTATATGTCAAGTTGAAGTAGTTCCCAAAATTCTTGATCTCTCTCATTATGGGAGGACAATCGACATCACACATTTTTTGGCTTCGTCTAAGCCGCATTTTGTACCACATGCAATATTTTTTCACGTTTTAGGTGTATTTTGTTTGAAGGAAAACTTCCTCAGGTTTGGTTACATTTAGATATTTCGCAAATTATTTTCCTTCAATTCGCAAAACTGATTTTTCATTATGTACAGTGAATAAGTCACCATTTTCCGGGTCCAAAATACCAAGGCACTGCACTCCCGCGTCAAGTGGccaatttatgtgtaaaaaaagGGTCACGTGAACCCATTGTCACCTAATTAAACTCactatattatgtgtataattctttaaatatatctagtattaTCTTTTGGCACCCATGCTACAAAAGGCTTAGTGATGCACGTAGTTGTAAGCTAAGTTATTTACCTAAAGGTTTAAGAATCAATCCCCATTTGATgcattttttcctttcttttttaagtATTGTACCTATCTTCTAAAAATCAGAGATTCGccttgtaacaccccgtacctttaacctaagctttgaccatgatcctagacttagaaaaccagataaagaatgtgcaaattggaaatttcctcttcagttgtaagatggtggtttacgcccatgaacagtgatcgtatttcagtatacgacctgtatttcaaaacataaactgataccaaagatttctgagcattctggaatttgacacttagaggttaatcgttaaatacggaccgtatttcaaaatacggcccgtatttcaaaacttatttggaatttgggaaaacttccttgatgaaagttatagaactttgaaatacctttccaacggtatattatgggggtcaaatggacatctgtgcaaagagttatgaccattttactgaagagacgcagtgcagtccatacggaatacggaccgtatttcaaaatacggcccgtctttcaaaatatggccagtattttgctggacgtaaagttaaattttccagaacagtatatattcgtccatatcagttcaaatcattatttttcattccttcaagccctagaacgacctcctaccctcctccatcatcaagaacaccaaggtaagcctactctagttattccaactcaattctaacatatactctaataatctaaacaagaaatcatcattcctaaactagggttttcaagaaaacccatctcaaggttcaagaatttaagattttggaaatcttcttcaaaactcaagtctttaattcaagttttggagcgactaaggtatgtagagttactatctacgtgtgagaacatcattgttcttccccacccctcataatccataaattatgattctctactaaaactagggtttctataccatgctcatgataaccctgggtccatgtccatgattatattatgtatgaattgttataattccatcattgagttcttactatttctttatgattattgagaatccgtctgtaatccatgaaaacccatatctcgtattccatgggttcttgcatgcatgtttttaaataaaaatgattatttcatgaagatcctacatgtctacaagttgtcatgcaactatattatataattactttcatgctatgatacaagatacatacatactaaatacaagttatttcataaaatcacatttacaagttatttcatgaaaccatgtttacaagttatttcgtgaaatcatgattacaagacaagtacaagttaattcacgaaaatcatgggcttcttagccaactagattatgttcatgtttttgggagttgcacgaattaccgagaaggctcagatagcctgaaactacgtagccaccgtaggacaaggatcgctccgcccagttaggacgataccttaattttacaccgaatggatccatcaggcacgataccaccttataccctggcaaggtatgggggctctgctggtccggcgaggtagtacccacgtggtgatatcacatggtcggattatgaaatgctctccctacttatcatgttttactcatatcatatatatatgtacccatgctcatgctcatgtacatgtccaggttttcagtttcagttcttatcatgttattccatgtcccatgttatttctttcagttgctttacataccagtacattcaatgtgctgacgtccccttttattgcccgggggcctgcatttcacgatgcaggtactgatatacaggacgatacatctgctcagtaggatagcattcgtatcagcttattggtaagccccatctcattcggggtttagtcaacttttgttttatgattagttatgcatctaaggtatgctggaggccttgttccagtaagtatgttttccagtcagactcatgatagaggtttcatagactagacaagtcagttatgttatgtcagacattcggagtcgtatagccattttggttcattcatgttatttccgcagtcatgtttaaacaagtatttttattaagtattatgacttactacgttttacaaaggttcatcatgcattcacgttatattccgctcatgttatgcctcatgatgattcagcaagccatgtggttcgctcggtcacatgcagtaaggcaccgagtgccgtatttcgcccaggccatggttcggggcgtgacacgcCTCTGTCTTTATGGCGTTCGTTGCTGCTTCAAACCCACATCCATAGAGTTTGCACCtgcctatgaatttaagtttTTTCTAAAACAAATTAGGATGTATATTGATTGTTGCACTTCTTTGATATGGTTCAGTAAATAGGAATCTTAGTTATACAGTAATTAAACATTAGAAGATGTTGAGCAATAATATAAAGTTACAATAAAAATCAAAACTGGTTAAGATTCAatattttataatttatttaCTTAATGTTTAATAAGATTTTTCGTCAAAATTATATAAGAATAGATTTATTAAATTTAAAGTGTCTAATTAAAATAGGTTTTGCATTATTATAAACATGGATGCCATTCCACCTATTTTCTTGTGCAGAGCGTTAAAGAGAACAGTCTAGAGAATTGTGGAAAACATCAATAAATTTATGAGATTTTGGGTGTGTTcgatatggaggaaaatgtttttctgaaaaataagtgaatttctacttattttttcatgttcgtttgggtagtgaaaaaaaaaagtgaatttcttacttattttctcatgtttgtttggttggtagaaaacatGTTCCGAAAAATATCTACCCAAGCCCCACCAACTCCACCCCAACGCTACCACCCCATACCATACCAACTCCCTCACCCATCCACCCCTCAcctcaacaattttttttaaaatttttttctgaattttctatACCACCAcattcccccctccccccccccccccccaaaccccgcCCAACcccgattttatttttatttttgaagttttaaaaaaaaaattctagattttctacaccaccacatcgCTCCCTCCCCCAACCCCCCCAACCCCCCGCGCACACTCCCCAAATTTACTTTTCTGGGTTTTCTACACTACCacattcctcccccccccccccccccaaacacacACACGGACACCCCCCACCTCCTAAGaaattttttaaaagttattttttattttttatttttacaccACCCACGACCCACCCGACACCCCACCACCCCTTccaaacatgaaagttgtggtttgattatcgtttctatctattgattttccatctttgggttatttatttattcttggtcttaattgtttgattatttgacgaAATAGTTGAGCACTATCtatggcgtgtgaattgaactagggatagggaatttgcatgcgtaataagaataaatagagcttgttcaatataatcgtttcgctaatgaggatatgaatataccctttagccttacttagttgaatacggagaagtaaatgcgttcttgttacctctggcgaccataggaatataggcgttatagtagcatctacaggcttatgagcaactcggaagatactcataaagttataattaacccgtcaactagtaactcataagtagaacgatttgaagactcaactggattgttagtggtcata
The nucleotide sequence above comes from Lycium barbarum isolate Lr01 chromosome 3, ASM1917538v2, whole genome shotgun sequence. Encoded proteins:
- the LOC132632693 gene encoding protein NRT1/ PTR FAMILY 2.11-like, which gives rise to MEVDKVPAREEPKYGGIKAMPFIIGNETFEKLGTIGTSSNLLVYLTTVFNMKSITATNLINVFNGTCNFGTVLGAFLSDTYLGRYKTLGIASISSFTGMLLLALTAAISKLHPPHCGTAETSICLEPTTGQLAFLLCGFALLIIGASGIRPCNLAFGADQFNPNTESGRKGINSFFNWYYFTFTFAMMVSLTVIVYIQSSINWAIGLAIPTFLMFLSCVFFFVGTKIYVIILPEGSPLTSMVQVLVAAIKKRRLNLPQQSQNTLFNHVSVKTINSELPYTDQFRFLNKASILSPQDQIKEDGSAVNPWRLCSIQQVEEVKCVVRVFPIWVAGLVYYIVLVQMQTYVVFQTLQSDRRLYNASNFKIPAASYAVFSMLSMSIWIPIYDRLIVPFLRKITKKEAGITVLQKMGIGLVIAVFTMLVSAVVETRRRNTALRHPTLGIEPRRGEISAMSANWLIPQLALAGLSEAFTVIAQIEFFYKQFPENMRSFAGSFLFCGFALASYMSSLLISIVHRTTRTSDTENWLAEDLNKGKLDYFYYLVAGLEVLDFGYFLICAKWYKYKGTQNDHNLEVAMDKLEPTKPLV